A window from Azoarcus sp. DD4 encodes these proteins:
- a CDS encoding transglycosylase SLT domain-containing protein, with the protein MAKLFALFFVFALAAAPLPGHAQEPSAGMMATTPKVGLQAASDSDTPVAPARVLTLDLTRDANDIWDRIRRGFGMPDLESPLVAEQQLFYLNRPAFLKQVFARGGRYLYYIVDELERRGMPTELALLPMVESSYNPLAYSRAHASGLWQFIPSTGKNYNLTQDKWVDERRDVIASTSAALDYLQSIYEMHGDWHLALASYNWGEGAVGRALQRNREDGLPTEYSRLRMPEETRNYVPKLQAIKNIVSQPELFRLELPYVPNEAHFVAIEAPKGIDLATAAKLAEMSIEEFVALNPGFNRPVITGTGQTLIVPVDRAPHVEMRLSEFQLAGKGWHAYELQPGEKLAEVAQRHGLSLPQLLQLNGLTPQSKTGPGYTLLVPDGIDPSGALQVARMLPNNTFTSRAPTTAPRAAPSKRAGKVAGKVSARSKTARTAKAPVKSAAKAGTAKPPAKSVAPKKPKTAAKPPSR; encoded by the coding sequence ATGGCGAAGCTATTCGCGCTGTTTTTCGTCTTCGCGCTCGCAGCAGCGCCCTTGCCGGGGCACGCGCAAGAGCCGTCCGCCGGCATGATGGCGACTACACCGAAAGTCGGTCTGCAGGCGGCATCGGACAGCGATACGCCGGTGGCGCCGGCACGTGTGCTCACGCTCGATCTCACGCGCGACGCCAACGACATCTGGGACCGTATCCGTCGCGGCTTCGGCATGCCGGACCTGGAGAGCCCGCTGGTTGCCGAGCAACAGCTGTTCTACCTTAACCGTCCGGCCTTTCTCAAGCAGGTCTTCGCGCGCGGCGGTCGCTACCTCTACTACATCGTCGACGAGCTGGAACGGCGCGGCATGCCGACCGAACTCGCGCTGCTGCCCATGGTGGAGAGCAGCTACAACCCCCTGGCCTACTCCCGCGCCCATGCTTCCGGGCTGTGGCAGTTCATTCCCTCCACCGGCAAGAACTACAACCTGACCCAGGATAAATGGGTGGACGAGCGCCGCGACGTGATCGCATCGACCTCGGCGGCGCTCGACTATCTGCAGAGCATCTACGAAATGCACGGTGACTGGCACCTTGCACTGGCATCGTACAACTGGGGGGAAGGTGCCGTGGGACGGGCGCTCCAGCGCAACCGCGAGGATGGCCTCCCGACCGAGTATTCGCGACTGCGCATGCCGGAGGAAACGCGCAATTACGTCCCCAAGCTACAGGCGATCAAGAACATCGTTTCTCAGCCGGAACTCTTCCGCCTCGAACTGCCTTACGTGCCGAACGAGGCGCACTTCGTTGCGATCGAAGCGCCCAAGGGCATCGACCTCGCGACTGCGGCCAAACTTGCCGAGATGTCGATCGAAGAGTTCGTCGCGCTCAATCCCGGTTTCAATCGACCCGTGATCACCGGCACCGGACAGACGCTGATCGTGCCCGTGGATCGAGCCCCTCATGTCGAGATGCGCCTGTCGGAGTTTCAGCTTGCCGGCAAGGGCTGGCATGCCTACGAACTTCAGCCCGGGGAAAAGCTGGCCGAGGTCGCGCAACGTCACGGCTTGTCCCTACCGCAATTGTTGCAGCTGAACGGACTCACGCCACAGAGCAAGACTGGCCCCGGCTACACCCTGCTGGTACCGGACGGCATCGATCCGAGCGGCGCACTGCAGGTCGCCCGCATGCTGCCGAACAACACCTTTACCTCCAGGGCGCCGACGACGGCCCCGCGTGCGGCCCCGAGCAAGAGGGCAGGCAAGGTCGCGGGCAAGGTCAGCGCCAGAAGCAAGACGGCAAGGACCGCGAAAGCGCCTGTGAAATCTGCCGCCAAAGCGGGGACCGCCAAACCGCCAGCCAAGTCAGTCGCGCCGAAAAAGCCGAAAACTGCCGCAAAACCCCCTAGCCGATAG
- a CDS encoding dipeptide ABC transporter ATP-binding protein produces MTSSFHSDVSPAQGRLLEVENLRVAIDAGGASIRPVDGVDFFIAAGETFALLGESGCGKSMTALALTRLLPDGGRIAGGDVRLAGDSLPALSEARMRDVRGGRIGMIFQEPSTSLNPVMSVGAQIAEALAKHRGLRGEKARVELVRLLEAVGIPDAVHRVDDFPFQFSGGMKQRAMIAMALAGQPELLIADEPTTALDVTIQAQVLDLLRRLQDERGMGMLLITHDLGVVARMAHRVGVMYAGELIETSGREAFFSTPLHPYSRKLFAALPGAARRGAPLDAPTGGVPSLDREFVGCRFADRCPHAFDRCDDEPPAWHRLGDQSVRCHLYESVAVPRPLERPLGRSGTTMAGRKAAAPVIEVRGLRVHFPVRKGLLKRVVGEVRAVDGVDLALVPGRTLAVVGESGCGKTTVGKAILRLIDSTDGEIFFDGDKLAGASAAAMLPMRRAVQMIFQDPFASLNPRMRIGEIIEEGMISLGVDSDTLQRRQRVEALLERIGLSPAMRHRYPHEFSGGQRQRIAIARALAVSPRAIICDEPTSALDVSVQAQLLNLLRELQLEHGLAYLFITHNISVVEYLADEVAVMYLGRIVERGPVDRVASAAAHPYTRMLLASVPRPEETEHAGPATATPPPASDLPSPLAPPPGCHFHPRCPHATDICRVTYPVETRLGGAHRVSCHWPRTDAPIARGAEEAIG; encoded by the coding sequence ATGACGTCTTCATTTCACTCCGACGTATCACCGGCGCAAGGGCGCCTGCTCGAAGTCGAGAACCTGCGGGTGGCGATCGACGCCGGAGGCGCAAGCATCCGCCCCGTGGATGGAGTCGACTTTTTCATTGCTGCGGGTGAGACCTTCGCCCTCCTTGGCGAATCCGGGTGCGGCAAATCGATGACGGCCTTGGCGCTCACCCGTTTGTTGCCTGATGGCGGCCGCATTGCTGGCGGCGACGTCCGCCTGGCCGGGGACAGCCTGCCGGCGCTGTCGGAAGCGCGTATGCGTGATGTGCGCGGCGGGCGGATAGGCATGATCTTCCAGGAACCGTCGACCAGCCTCAACCCAGTGATGAGTGTCGGGGCGCAGATTGCCGAGGCCCTGGCGAAGCATCGTGGCCTGCGGGGGGAGAAGGCCAGAGTCGAGCTTGTCCGTCTGCTGGAGGCGGTAGGAATCCCCGATGCCGTTCACCGCGTCGACGACTTTCCCTTCCAGTTCTCGGGAGGCATGAAGCAGCGGGCGATGATCGCAATGGCGCTGGCGGGGCAGCCCGAATTACTGATCGCCGACGAGCCGACCACAGCGCTGGACGTTACCATCCAGGCTCAGGTCCTCGATCTGCTCAGGCGTCTCCAGGACGAGCGTGGCATGGGCATGTTGCTTATCACGCACGATCTCGGCGTGGTGGCGCGCATGGCGCACCGAGTGGGCGTGATGTACGCGGGTGAGCTGATCGAGACGAGCGGGCGGGAAGCCTTCTTCAGCACGCCCTTGCATCCGTATTCGCGCAAACTGTTCGCCGCCTTGCCGGGAGCGGCCCGTCGCGGTGCCCCCCTGGACGCGCCGACGGGCGGGGTGCCGTCGCTCGATCGCGAGTTCGTTGGTTGCCGCTTCGCCGACCGCTGTCCGCACGCCTTCGACCGCTGCGACGACGAGCCGCCCGCTTGGCATCGACTCGGTGACCAGTCGGTACGCTGCCACCTCTATGAGTCCGTCGCCGTGCCACGCCCGCTGGAGCGTCCTCTTGGGCGCTCCGGTACCACCATGGCCGGTCGGAAGGCCGCCGCGCCGGTGATCGAAGTCCGTGGACTGCGCGTGCACTTCCCGGTAAGAAAGGGGTTGTTGAAGCGCGTGGTTGGCGAGGTCAGGGCGGTCGACGGGGTCGACCTGGCCCTGGTGCCTGGCCGCACGCTGGCGGTCGTGGGGGAATCCGGCTGCGGCAAGACGACTGTCGGAAAGGCCATACTACGGCTGATAGACAGCACCGACGGCGAGATTTTCTTCGACGGCGACAAGCTGGCCGGCGCATCGGCGGCGGCCATGCTGCCGATGCGCCGTGCGGTCCAGATGATCTTTCAGGATCCATTCGCTTCGCTCAACCCGCGCATGCGGATCGGCGAGATCATCGAAGAGGGCATGATCAGTCTCGGCGTCGACAGCGATACCTTGCAGCGACGCCAGCGCGTCGAGGCGCTGCTTGAACGCATAGGGCTCTCGCCGGCGATGCGCCATCGCTACCCGCATGAATTTTCCGGGGGACAGCGCCAGCGAATCGCGATCGCCCGGGCGCTTGCAGTCTCGCCGCGCGCCATCATCTGCGACGAGCCAACCAGCGCCCTCGACGTTTCGGTCCAGGCCCAGCTGCTGAACCTGCTGCGCGAACTCCAGCTAGAACACGGGTTGGCCTACCTTTTCATCACCCACAACATCAGCGTAGTCGAATATCTCGCCGACGAAGTCGCGGTGATGTACCTCGGTCGCATCGTCGAGCGCGGGCCCGTCGACCGTGTGGCGTCCGCGGCAGCACACCCCTATACACGCATGTTGCTTGCATCCGTGCCGCGGCCGGAGGAAACCGAGCATGCCGGTCCGGCAACGGCGACGCCTCCGCCGGCGAGTGATCTACCGTCGCCGTTGGCTCCACCGCCGGGCTGTCATTTCCATCCGCGCTGCCCGCATGCTACCGATATCTGTCGTGTGACTTATCCGGTCGAAACGCGCCTCGGCGGTGCTCACCGGGTGAGCTGTCATTGGCCACGAACCGATGCGCCGATCGCCCGTGGAGCGGAGGAAGCTATCGGCTAG
- a CDS encoding peptidylprolyl isomerase encodes MQTEIVKNSVVTLKYTVHDADGNMVDDGQHPLTYLHGGYDGIFPVLEEALHGKKLGEQLTIKLQPEDAFGDYDEELVMIEDASLFPENIEVGMSFERVTDDGEEEVIYRITDIAEGKVVVDGNHPLAGIALVFDVTVAEVRPATAEEIGHGHVHGPGGHHH; translated from the coding sequence ATGCAAACGGAAATCGTCAAGAACAGCGTGGTTACGCTCAAGTACACCGTCCATGACGCGGATGGCAACATGGTCGACGACGGTCAGCACCCGCTGACCTATCTGCACGGCGGTTACGACGGCATCTTCCCTGTGCTTGAAGAAGCCCTGCACGGCAAGAAGCTGGGCGAACAGCTCACCATCAAACTGCAGCCCGAAGATGCCTTCGGCGATTACGACGAAGAACTCGTCATGATCGAAGACGCCTCCCTGTTCCCCGAGAATATCGAGGTCGGCATGTCCTTCGAGCGCGTGACTGACGATGGCGAAGAGGAAGTGATCTACCGGATCACCGATATTGCCGAAGGCAAGGTCGTAGTCGATGGCAACCATCCGCTGGCCGGCATCGCGCTGGTGTTCGATGTGACCGTTGCCGAGGTGCGTCCGGCAACGGCCGAGGAAATCGGCCATGGCCACGTGCATGGCCCGGGCGGGCATCACCACTAA
- a CDS encoding peroxiredoxin, with the protein MLQSGHLAPDFSLPDADMEDFSLAGERNRHHVVLYFYPRDNTPGCTLQAADFSDHEADFARHDCIVVGVSPDDCLTHAEFRDQHGLSIRLLSDTETEVCRLYHVWQQKEVDGVKKMGVARTTFIIDKQGVIRHVLRDVTPRGHAAAVFKLVKELESDNANGNRQEQRGYAQVHRP; encoded by the coding sequence ATGTTGCAGAGCGGACACCTCGCCCCCGACTTTTCCTTGCCGGACGCCGACATGGAAGACTTCAGCCTGGCAGGTGAGCGCAACCGTCACCATGTGGTCCTCTATTTTTATCCCCGCGACAACACGCCGGGCTGTACGCTTCAGGCTGCTGATTTCAGCGATCATGAAGCGGATTTTGCCCGCCACGACTGCATCGTCGTGGGTGTGAGTCCCGACGACTGCCTCACCCATGCAGAGTTTCGCGACCAGCATGGGCTGTCGATCCGGCTGCTTTCGGATACTGAAACCGAGGTTTGCCGGCTTTACCATGTGTGGCAACAGAAGGAAGTCGACGGTGTGAAGAAGATGGGCGTGGCGAGGACGACCTTCATCATCGACAAGCAGGGCGTCATCCGCCACGTGCTCCGTGACGTCACACCCCGTGGCCACGCTGCCGCGGTTTTCAAACTGGTCAAGGAACTGGAATCCGACAATGCAAACGGAAATCGTCAAGAACAGCGTGGTTACGCTCAAGTACACCGTCCATGA
- the lexA gene encoding transcriptional repressor LexA, whose product MSARSEQLTTRQQEILDFIRQTVENEGRPPTRAEVCTAFGFRSPNAAETHLRALAAKGAILLEEGRARGIRLAEALGLPLVGRVAAGSPILAAEHVEARYQLDPALFSPRADYLLRVRGMSMRDAGILDGDLIAVHRAVEARNGQIVVARVDDDVTVKTLQRKGTTVELLPANPDYAPIVVDTRNTPLVLEGVMVGLIRKDN is encoded by the coding sequence ATGAGTGCCCGCAGCGAACAACTCACTACCAGACAGCAGGAAATTCTCGATTTCATCCGCCAGACCGTCGAAAACGAGGGGCGTCCGCCCACGCGAGCAGAGGTGTGCACAGCTTTCGGTTTTCGATCGCCCAACGCGGCCGAAACCCATCTGCGCGCCCTTGCAGCCAAAGGGGCGATCCTCCTTGAAGAAGGCAGGGCCCGCGGTATCCGGCTGGCCGAAGCGCTCGGTCTGCCGCTGGTCGGTCGCGTTGCGGCAGGCAGTCCCATCCTTGCCGCCGAACATGTCGAAGCCCGTTACCAACTCGATCCGGCGCTGTTTTCGCCACGTGCGGACTATCTTCTACGAGTACGCGGGATGAGCATGCGCGACGCCGGCATTCTGGATGGCGACCTGATCGCGGTCCATCGCGCGGTAGAAGCGCGCAACGGACAGATCGTGGTCGCCCGCGTCGATGACGACGTCACGGTCAAGACGCTGCAGCGCAAGGGGACAACGGTGGAGTTGCTACCGGCCAACCCGGATTACGCGCCCATCGTTGTCGACACGCGCAACACGCCACTGGTGCTCGAAGGCGTCATGGTCGGGCTGATCCGCAAGGACAACTGA